A window from Armatimonas rosea encodes these proteins:
- the aroE gene encoding shikimate dehydrogenase, which produces MTLHGTTKVCAVWGWPVKHSASPAMHNAAFQALELDYVYVPFAVAPDDLKAAVAGVRALGLVGVNVTVPHKEKVGEFLDGLTERAARLGAVNTLFWNDGQLWGDSTDGPGFLEALPSSPEPGSEAVVLGAGGSARAVVDALVQSGVRVSIANRTLARAEELAERFGAHAVLPLEETPLRTALKSASLLVNTTSIGMYPNDSDCPPLTDDSFHRGLSVMDLIYNPRQTQLLRRANRWGCDTQNGLEMLVQQGAISFRRWTGYDPPTEIMRKAVQLQYQR; this is translated from the coding sequence GTGACCCTCCACGGGACAACCAAGGTCTGTGCAGTCTGGGGGTGGCCGGTCAAGCACTCTGCGTCGCCCGCCATGCACAACGCCGCCTTCCAGGCCCTGGAGCTGGACTATGTCTATGTCCCCTTCGCGGTCGCCCCGGACGATCTAAAAGCGGCGGTCGCGGGGGTGCGTGCGCTGGGGCTCGTGGGGGTCAATGTGACAGTCCCCCATAAAGAGAAGGTCGGGGAGTTCCTCGATGGCCTCACCGAGCGGGCCGCACGCCTAGGGGCGGTCAACACGCTCTTCTGGAACGACGGCCAGCTCTGGGGAGACTCAACCGACGGTCCTGGCTTTCTTGAAGCGCTTCCCTCCTCCCCCGAGCCTGGCAGTGAGGCGGTCGTGCTGGGCGCGGGGGGCAGTGCACGGGCAGTCGTGGATGCCCTGGTCCAGAGCGGGGTGCGCGTCTCCATCGCCAACCGGACCCTGGCACGCGCCGAGGAGCTCGCTGAGCGCTTCGGTGCCCACGCAGTCTTGCCTCTGGAAGAGACGCCCCTCCGCACCGCCCTGAAGAGCGCCTCCCTCCTGGTCAATACCACCAGTATCGGGATGTATCCCAACGACAGCGACTGTCCGCCGCTCACCGACGACTCCTTCCACCGTGGGCTCTCGGTGATGGACTTGATCTACAACCCACGCCAGACCCAGCTCCTAAGACGCGCCAACCGCTGGGGCTGCGACACCCAGAATGGCCTTGAGATGCTGGTCCAGCAAGGTGCCATCTCGTTTCGTCGGTGGACCGGCTACGATCCCCCCACCGAGATCATGCGCAAGGCTGTGCAGCTCCAATACCAACGATGA
- a CDS encoding YcxB family protein — translation MTITYSLREDDILTWNERVDRTRPQSASKWWWLVAAGALSAGLGAWQSPAFFFWLAVGALVLALQPEKKIPEEVLGVRSVTLEVDGIRVHSPRHRRLIFWAACQPFEEDEHNLYLPFDPQGVLIIPRRAFPTPEACAAFRQELIRNSVWGIRQAVG, via the coding sequence ATGACGATAACCTATAGCCTTCGCGAAGACGATATCCTCACCTGGAACGAGCGTGTTGACCGGACCCGGCCACAGTCCGCGTCGAAGTGGTGGTGGCTGGTCGCGGCGGGAGCGCTCTCGGCGGGCTTGGGGGCCTGGCAGTCCCCGGCGTTCTTTTTCTGGCTCGCGGTGGGAGCACTGGTGCTCGCCCTCCAGCCGGAGAAGAAGATCCCGGAAGAGGTGCTGGGAGTGCGCAGTGTGACACTGGAAGTCGATGGAATTCGGGTGCACTCACCGCGCCACCGACGGCTGATCTTCTGGGCTGCCTGCCAGCCGTTTGAAGAGGACGAGCACAACCTCTACCTGCCCTTCGATCCCCAGGGGGTGCTGATCATTCCTCGGCGTGCCTTCCCGACCCCGGAGGCCTGTGCGGCATTTCGGCAGGAGCTGATCCGCAACAGTGTCTGGGGGATTCGGCAGGCGGTGGGCTAG
- a CDS encoding phytanoyl-CoA dioxygenase family protein, whose product MLTEEQVASFRENGYLNYGLVLTPEQTAELRDALARCKAGSSPQAAESNRNISWGKEKGFVVTQIVNMFQAEEAFRRHLYNEKIVQMVAQLIGTDTVRVWHDQMQEKPALVGGPTTWHQDHPYWPIIQPADLVSAWVALEDADEANGCMSMVTGSHKWGPKNGGTIGTITDESDPHVWGPDYKPEWIPEGESVKVVSQPVKAGGVVFHHCLTWHGAPVNRTERPRPAIAVHYMPGWTRYEKEPGREHLVEHHITVQPGEELKGDFFPTVMENGVVLKP is encoded by the coding sequence ATGCTCACTGAAGAACAGGTCGCGTCTTTCCGCGAAAACGGCTACTTGAACTACGGGCTGGTGCTAACCCCGGAGCAGACCGCCGAGCTCCGTGATGCGCTCGCCCGCTGCAAGGCAGGAAGCTCACCACAGGCCGCCGAGTCCAACCGCAATATTTCCTGGGGGAAAGAGAAGGGCTTCGTGGTCACCCAGATTGTCAATATGTTCCAGGCGGAGGAGGCGTTTCGGCGGCACCTCTACAACGAGAAGATTGTCCAGATGGTCGCCCAGCTGATCGGGACCGACACCGTGCGGGTCTGGCACGACCAGATGCAGGAGAAGCCCGCGCTCGTCGGCGGCCCGACCACCTGGCACCAGGACCACCCCTACTGGCCAATCATCCAGCCCGCCGATCTGGTGAGCGCCTGGGTCGCGCTTGAAGACGCCGACGAGGCCAATGGCTGTATGAGCATGGTGACCGGAAGCCACAAGTGGGGGCCGAAGAACGGCGGCACGATCGGCACCATCACCGACGAGAGCGATCCCCATGTCTGGGGCCCGGACTACAAGCCAGAGTGGATCCCCGAGGGTGAGAGCGTCAAGGTGGTCTCCCAGCCCGTGAAGGCCGGCGGCGTGGTCTTCCACCACTGCCTCACCTGGCACGGCGCGCCGGTCAACCGCACCGAGCGCCCCCGCCCGGCGATTGCGGTCCACTATATGCCCGGCTGGACCCGCTACGAGAAAGAGCCCGGCCGTGAGCACCTGGTCGAGCACCATATCACGGTCCAGCCCGGCGAGGAGCTCAAGGGCGACTTCTTCCCCACCGTGATGGAGAATGGCGTGGTGCTCAAGCCGTAG
- a CDS encoding M55 family metallopeptidase, translating into MIVWICTDMEGLAGVDHWDQCYHPDDNAPEYLYGREQLTADTNAAIAGAFDAGATEVRVVDGHGRNRNQGFTAALDPRATRCWIASRKPVRWEGLDASVHCVAMVGQHAMAGTLHGFLDHTQVPKELCRFSVNGVEYGELGQLALYAGAFGVPLVYVSGDEACCAEVKRQFPHARTTPTKRGTGWETCELYAVEEVRAAIRREIAAAVKGAKEAPSFALPLPLTVTVEWAYSARADRLAKATGVERVDARTVAWQLTDPLDIFTWP; encoded by the coding sequence GTGATTGTCTGGATTTGCACCGATATGGAGGGGCTCGCGGGGGTGGATCACTGGGACCAGTGCTATCATCCCGATGATAATGCGCCGGAGTATCTCTATGGTCGTGAGCAACTCACGGCGGACACCAACGCGGCGATTGCGGGGGCGTTTGATGCGGGCGCGACTGAGGTGCGTGTCGTGGATGGGCATGGGCGCAACCGCAACCAGGGCTTCACGGCGGCACTCGACCCACGGGCGACCCGCTGCTGGATCGCGAGCCGCAAGCCGGTGCGCTGGGAGGGCCTGGATGCGAGCGTCCATTGTGTCGCGATGGTCGGGCAGCACGCGATGGCGGGGACACTCCACGGGTTTCTCGACCACACGCAGGTTCCTAAGGAGCTGTGCCGCTTCTCGGTGAATGGCGTGGAGTACGGCGAGCTAGGCCAGCTGGCGCTCTACGCGGGGGCATTTGGGGTTCCCTTGGTCTACGTCAGCGGCGACGAGGCTTGCTGCGCGGAAGTCAAGCGGCAGTTTCCCCACGCGCGGACCACGCCCACCAAGCGCGGCACGGGCTGGGAGACCTGTGAGCTATATGCGGTCGAGGAGGTGCGTGCGGCGATTCGGCGCGAGATTGCTGCGGCAGTGAAAGGTGCCAAAGAAGCTCCTTCCTTTGCGCTCCCCCTGCCGCTGACAGTTACGGTGGAGTGGGCCTACTCCGCGCGGGCGGATCGCCTCGCGAAGGCCACGGGAGTAGAGAGGGTCGATGCACGCACGGTCGCCTGGCAGCTCACCGACCCCCTCGATATCTTCACCTGGCCGTAG
- a CDS encoding HEAT repeat domain-containing protein, translating to MDSWGAPQKEHWSANRRFVLRVEAGKDAYVLSLHQCDGVRLWSIPSPQRSAPIRALVRDDGKYVVLCDCHGGTGYGYVLAFLGPGGKLLRRYTLEEILTQDQILRAGHSISSIQWVSHEHFTFLEQGATLGFVGNTLGETFVYSVATGGPVPLTPPRLQALRSMLVFVARRRLADVRERPYALWQIGRYRLGELLPEVRRALQTTGEEQTAALGALAVLRPAEAIPLVLKLVPKHTQVGQLACLAALESIDKDEYLFTDPPRKVPEAKQILAAWHQLEQHKNKVIHDEALKALCEREEPSYLLAHPELLHHSNEDVRYIYIRNLAERGGKPAIPLLKKALADTYSVSQVWAFRGLVKYQPADLLAICRRGTLDPKCGYYAEAQTELAAARDPKATHWLIERVKVVYPYWGDEPYQMIARQQRVEFAPALRIAWKQVGNNTIVTGRAIVGALAALGDRAAQDQLYKDLTRGEALDRATSIDFAAIVREPRAYPVLKAARKDRDPMVREAAEKALQEWERPSNGSAPL from the coding sequence ATGGATAGTTGGGGGGCGCCACAAAAGGAACACTGGTCGGCAAATCGCCGGTTTGTCTTGCGCGTTGAGGCTGGGAAGGATGCCTATGTCCTCTCTCTGCACCAGTGTGATGGGGTTCGTCTGTGGAGCATTCCCAGCCCCCAGCGCTCCGCCCCGATCCGGGCGCTGGTTCGCGACGATGGTAAGTATGTCGTGCTCTGTGACTGCCACGGTGGAACGGGCTATGGCTATGTCTTGGCGTTTCTGGGACCAGGAGGGAAGCTCCTACGGCGCTACACGCTGGAGGAGATTCTCACCCAAGACCAGATTCTGAGAGCGGGCCACTCCATATCCTCGATCCAGTGGGTCTCCCACGAGCACTTCACGTTTCTCGAACAGGGAGCGACCTTGGGCTTTGTCGGCAACACGCTGGGGGAGACGTTCGTTTACTCCGTTGCGACGGGAGGGCCTGTTCCGCTAACTCCGCCCCGTCTCCAGGCACTCCGGAGTATGTTGGTCTTCGTTGCTCGACGACGCCTGGCCGACGTCAGAGAGCGCCCCTATGCTCTCTGGCAGATCGGTCGCTACCGCTTGGGGGAGCTTCTTCCCGAGGTGCGTCGTGCGCTCCAAACCACCGGTGAGGAGCAGACGGCCGCGCTGGGAGCGCTGGCAGTGCTTCGGCCAGCGGAGGCCATCCCCCTCGTCTTGAAGCTCGTGCCAAAGCACACCCAGGTGGGGCAACTCGCGTGTTTAGCCGCGCTGGAGAGTATCGACAAAGACGAGTATCTTTTCACAGACCCACCCCGAAAGGTTCCCGAAGCGAAGCAGATTCTTGCGGCATGGCACCAGCTGGAGCAGCACAAAAATAAAGTAATCCACGACGAAGCCCTAAAGGCGCTCTGTGAACGGGAGGAGCCTTCGTATTTACTTGCTCATCCCGAACTCCTGCATCATTCCAACGAAGATGTGCGGTATATATACATCCGTAACCTTGCGGAGCGTGGGGGGAAACCGGCAATCCCTCTCCTCAAGAAAGCACTCGCAGACACCTATAGTGTCAGCCAAGTCTGGGCCTTTCGTGGGCTTGTTAAGTACCAGCCTGCCGATCTCCTGGCAATCTGTAGACGAGGGACGCTCGATCCGAAGTGTGGCTACTACGCTGAGGCACAGACCGAGCTGGCAGCGGCGCGTGATCCTAAAGCTACCCACTGGTTAATCGAGCGCGTGAAGGTGGTCTATCCGTACTGGGGAGATGAGCCCTACCAGATGATTGCGCGTCAACAGCGTGTTGAGTTTGCTCCGGCGTTAAGAATCGCTTGGAAGCAGGTTGGTAACAACACTATCGTGACTGGTAGAGCTATTGTGGGAGCGCTTGCTGCGTTGGGAGATCGGGCGGCTCAGGATCAGCTCTACAAAGACCTCACACGGGGGGAAGCGCTGGATCGTGCTACCTCCATTGACTTTGCAGCCATTGTCCGGGAGCCTCGTGCGTATCCGGTTCTGAAAGCGGCACGGAAGGATCGCGATCCCATGGTTCGGGAGGCGGCAGAGAAAGCGCTTCAGGAGTGGGAGAGACCATCGAACGGGAGTGCGCCTTTGTGA
- a CDS encoding glucose 1-dehydrogenase has product MRLAGKVALITGAGSGIGRQAALRFAQEGAKIVVVDLNLAAAEETVGLVKKQGGEAIATRADVSKAADSAAMVALAEETYGALHILFNNAGISHADDDNAETTEESVWDLTFDVNVKGVFFGCKYGIPAIRRAGGGSIINTASFVAVLGAATPQLAYTASKGAVLSMTRELATIHAREGIRVNALCPGPLRTELLMKYLNTEEKRQRRLVHIPMGRFGEAVEIANAALFLASDEASFTTGATFLVDGGITAAYVTPE; this is encoded by the coding sequence ATGCGTTTAGCAGGAAAAGTAGCGCTGATTACCGGCGCGGGTTCAGGAATTGGGCGGCAAGCCGCCCTCCGTTTTGCCCAAGAGGGCGCGAAGATCGTCGTGGTGGACCTGAATCTGGCCGCCGCCGAGGAGACGGTCGGACTGGTGAAGAAGCAAGGCGGGGAGGCGATTGCCACCCGTGCCGATGTCTCCAAAGCCGCCGACTCCGCCGCGATGGTCGCCCTCGCTGAGGAGACCTACGGGGCGCTCCACATTCTCTTCAACAACGCGGGCATCTCCCACGCCGACGACGACAACGCGGAGACGACCGAGGAGAGTGTCTGGGACCTGACCTTCGACGTGAATGTCAAGGGGGTCTTCTTTGGGTGCAAGTACGGCATCCCCGCGATCCGGCGGGCGGGTGGCGGCTCGATCATCAATACGGCGTCGTTTGTGGCCGTCCTCGGGGCCGCGACTCCCCAGCTTGCCTACACGGCCAGCAAGGGGGCGGTGCTCTCCATGACCCGTGAGCTGGCGACCATCCATGCCCGTGAGGGAATCCGGGTCAATGCCCTCTGCCCCGGCCCGCTCCGCACCGAGCTGCTGATGAAGTACCTCAACACGGAGGAGAAGCGCCAGCGCCGCCTCGTGCACATCCCCATGGGCCGCTTCGGGGAGGCCGTCGAGATCGCCAACGCCGCCCTCTTCCTCGCCTCCGACGAGGCGTCGTTCACCACCGGCGCGACCTTCCTGGTGGACGGTGGCATCACGGCGGCGTACGTCACGCCGGAATAA
- a CDS encoding glutamine synthetase family protein — translation MTREELERKVATDEIDTVLAVMPDLYGRLLGKRLTGHYFLEHVIDDGMHVCDYLLACDMEMDPVPGYAFTNWERGYGDLHVHPDLSTLRRAAWLEKTAIVLCDAHASIAPRTMLQAQIDKLKARGLKAMGGTEIELYVFDESYDALREKHYAAPKTAGRYIEDYHIFQGTKEEALVGAIRRALDASEVPIESSKGEWGPGQQEINLLFCEALEQADRNALYKHAAKEIAWQQGKAVTFMAKWDETLAGSSMHVHLSLWNQDGTNAFSDETFFLNFLGGMMHHARAITAFFAPNVASYKRYQAGSFAPTSIAWCRDNRTAGFRVVGAGKSLRIECRIPGADANPYLVYAALIAAGLDGVDNSIAPPPLFEGDVYEAQDLPRVPAYLREAIHEFEKSDFPARAFGPEIVTHYSHFWRTEQRKFDEVVTDWEKKRFFERI, via the coding sequence ATGACACGAGAAGAACTGGAACGAAAAGTCGCGACCGACGAGATCGACACGGTGCTGGCCGTGATGCCCGATCTCTACGGCCGCCTGCTGGGAAAGCGCCTCACGGGGCACTACTTTCTTGAGCACGTGATCGACGATGGCATGCATGTCTGTGACTACTTGCTGGCCTGCGATATGGAGATGGACCCGGTTCCGGGCTATGCCTTCACCAACTGGGAGCGCGGCTACGGCGACCTGCATGTCCACCCCGACCTGAGCACCCTGCGTCGCGCCGCCTGGCTGGAGAAGACTGCCATCGTCCTCTGCGATGCCCATGCGAGCATCGCTCCCCGGACCATGCTCCAGGCCCAGATCGACAAGCTCAAGGCACGCGGCCTGAAGGCGATGGGTGGCACCGAGATCGAGCTGTATGTCTTCGACGAGAGCTACGACGCGCTCCGGGAGAAGCACTACGCCGCCCCCAAGACAGCGGGACGCTATATCGAGGACTACCATATCTTCCAGGGCACGAAAGAAGAGGCGCTGGTCGGGGCGATCCGGCGCGCGCTCGATGCCAGCGAGGTGCCGATTGAGTCCAGCAAGGGCGAGTGGGGCCCGGGTCAGCAGGAGATCAACCTCCTCTTCTGTGAGGCGCTGGAGCAGGCGGACCGCAATGCGCTCTACAAGCACGCCGCCAAGGAGATCGCCTGGCAGCAAGGCAAGGCCGTGACCTTCATGGCCAAGTGGGACGAGACCCTGGCTGGCTCGAGCATGCACGTTCACCTCTCGCTCTGGAACCAGGATGGCACCAATGCCTTCTCCGACGAGACCTTCTTCCTGAACTTTCTCGGGGGGATGATGCACCACGCGCGGGCGATCACGGCGTTCTTTGCGCCCAATGTCGCCAGCTACAAGCGCTACCAGGCGGGCTCGTTTGCCCCGACCAGTATCGCCTGGTGCCGTGACAACCGCACCGCCGGCTTCCGCGTGGTCGGCGCGGGCAAGTCCCTGCGGATCGAGTGCCGCATCCCCGGTGCCGATGCCAACCCGTACCTGGTCTACGCCGCCCTGATCGCTGCGGGCCTCGATGGGGTGGACAATTCCATCGCCCCGCCACCGCTCTTTGAAGGCGATGTCTACGAGGCACAAGACCTCCCACGCGTCCCCGCCTACCTTCGGGAAGCCATCCATGAGTTCGAGAAGAGTGACTTCCCCGCCCGCGCCTTTGGCCCGGAGATCGTCACCCACTACTCCCACTTCTGGCGCACCGAGCAGCGCAAGTTCGATGAGGTGGTCACCGACTGGGAGAAGAAGCGCTTCTTCGAGCGGATTTAA
- a CDS encoding aldehyde dehydrogenase family protein — protein sequence MTSLPIINPATGQTITTVPAGTAQDIDRAVQSAQAAFDGAWGQSVPRDRTAALQKLAAAMRENAEELAQLECANVGKPIGSARGEIGYAARVLDYYAGLASTARGETVGLSGGLGLTLREPLGVCGLIVPWNFPLVITLWKLAPALAMGNTAVIKPAEWTPLTVLKLAELAKDILPEGVLNVVTGTGAEAGAALVAHPGVRKISFTGSTSTGRTIMASAAQTVKRVSLELGGKSASIVFADADLDKAAGSVMSVFDNTGQDCCARSRYLVEKSLYAAFVERFVENSKKLVVGDPLADGTDLGPLVAAAHRERVHGFVERAGVKPLIGGEKLDGPGCFYGPTVFTGIAPDAELAQAEVFGPVVTILPFTDEAEAIALANGTLYGLSGSLWTTDAARAMRVARAVRTGALSVNSSSSVHLELPFGGYGQSGLGRELGPQALDAYSEVKSVYWAQ from the coding sequence GTGACCTCGCTTCCCATTATCAATCCCGCGACCGGGCAGACCATCACCACGGTTCCCGCCGGAACGGCCCAAGACATCGACCGCGCCGTCCAAAGTGCGCAAGCCGCCTTCGATGGTGCGTGGGGGCAGTCTGTGCCCCGCGACCGAACCGCTGCTCTCCAGAAGCTCGCCGCCGCCATGCGTGAGAACGCCGAGGAGCTGGCGCAGCTGGAGTGCGCCAATGTCGGCAAGCCTATCGGCTCCGCACGGGGGGAGATCGGCTACGCCGCTCGGGTGCTGGACTACTACGCCGGCCTGGCGTCTACGGCACGCGGCGAGACGGTCGGGCTCTCCGGCGGGCTGGGACTGACCCTGCGGGAGCCGCTCGGGGTCTGTGGCCTGATTGTCCCGTGGAACTTCCCGCTAGTCATCACGCTCTGGAAGCTCGCGCCGGCCCTGGCGATGGGCAATACCGCCGTGATCAAGCCCGCGGAGTGGACCCCGCTCACGGTGCTCAAGCTCGCTGAGCTCGCCAAAGATATCTTGCCCGAAGGCGTCCTTAACGTGGTCACGGGCACCGGCGCCGAGGCGGGCGCGGCGCTCGTGGCACATCCGGGCGTTCGAAAAATCTCCTTCACCGGCTCGACCAGCACCGGCCGCACGATCATGGCGTCGGCGGCACAGACTGTCAAACGTGTTTCGTTGGAGCTGGGCGGAAAGTCGGCGAGCATTGTCTTTGCCGATGCGGACCTAGACAAAGCCGCGGGCTCGGTGATGAGTGTCTTTGACAACACGGGGCAGGACTGCTGCGCCCGGAGCCGCTACCTGGTAGAAAAATCCCTCTACGCCGCGTTTGTGGAGCGCTTTGTCGAGAACTCCAAGAAGCTCGTCGTGGGCGATCCGCTCGCCGACGGCACGGACCTGGGGCCGCTGGTCGCCGCCGCGCACCGGGAGCGGGTTCATGGCTTTGTGGAGCGCGCGGGAGTCAAGCCGCTGATCGGGGGCGAGAAGCTCGACGGTCCCGGCTGCTTCTACGGCCCGACTGTCTTCACCGGAATTGCTCCCGATGCCGAGCTGGCCCAAGCCGAGGTCTTCGGCCCGGTCGTCACCATCCTGCCCTTCACCGATGAAGCCGAGGCGATCGCGCTCGCCAATGGGACGCTCTACGGGCTCTCCGGCTCGCTCTGGACCACCGACGCCGCCCGTGCGATGCGGGTCGCGCGTGCGGTGCGAACCGGAGCGCTCTCCGTGAACTCGTCGAGCAGTGTCCACCTGGAGCTGCCCTTCGGCGGCTACGGCCAGAGCGGTCTCGGGCGCGAGCTGGGACCACAGGCACTCGATGCCTACAGCGAGGTAAAAAGCGTCTACTGGGCGCAGTAA
- a CDS encoding Gfo/Idh/MocA family protein, whose product MIRIGLVDFDTSHVEAFTQRLNHVAIAESEWVDGAKVVAGCPGDSKIMPERIPGYVEKLKSFGVELVERPTDLIGKIDAVMIESLQGSRHLDRAKPFLEAGIPTFVDKPFAGSLKEADALLALAQKHNTPLMSCSSLRYDPQIAAALAKQAELGKLLSVEVWGPCALHDGNPGLLHYGIHGVEMLYTLLGPGCAEVQSWRTEPGEVLMARWPSGHLSTLRGIRAGQYGFGFVAHYEKGNLPFTITGSAYYREMLKAIVGMFQTKKLPIPYAEQREIMAFIEAADKSAALGAKLQKVG is encoded by the coding sequence ATGATACGAATTGGCCTTGTGGACTTTGATACGTCGCATGTGGAGGCCTTTACCCAGCGCCTCAACCATGTCGCAATCGCGGAGAGCGAGTGGGTGGACGGCGCGAAAGTGGTGGCCGGCTGCCCCGGTGACTCCAAGATCATGCCCGAGCGCATCCCCGGCTATGTCGAGAAGCTGAAAAGTTTTGGGGTCGAGCTGGTGGAGCGCCCGACAGACCTCATCGGCAAGATCGACGCGGTGATGATCGAGTCCCTGCAGGGCTCGCGGCACCTGGACCGCGCCAAGCCGTTTCTGGAGGCGGGGATCCCGACCTTTGTGGACAAGCCCTTTGCCGGGAGCCTGAAGGAGGCCGATGCGCTGCTCGCGCTGGCGCAGAAGCACAACACGCCGCTCATGAGCTGCTCCTCGCTGCGCTACGATCCCCAGATTGCTGCTGCGCTCGCCAAGCAAGCCGAGCTGGGGAAGCTTCTCTCGGTCGAGGTCTGGGGGCCGTGCGCTCTCCACGACGGCAACCCGGGCCTCCTTCACTACGGCATCCATGGGGTCGAGATGCTCTACACCCTTCTCGGACCGGGCTGTGCTGAGGTACAATCCTGGCGCACCGAACCCGGCGAGGTGCTCATGGCCCGCTGGCCAAGTGGCCATCTCTCCACCCTGCGCGGAATCCGGGCCGGGCAGTACGGCTTTGGCTTTGTCGCGCACTACGAGAAGGGCAACCTGCCGTTTACCATCACCGGCTCGGCGTACTACCGCGAGATGCTCAAGGCGATCGTCGGCATGTTCCAGACCAAGAAACTCCCCATTCCCTATGCCGAGCAGCGTGAGATCATGGCCTTTATTGAGGCTGCTGACAAGAGTGCCGCGCTCGGGGCAAAGCTCCAGAAAGTAGGCTAA